One window of the Oncorhynchus mykiss isolate Arlee chromosome 5, USDA_OmykA_1.1, whole genome shotgun sequence genome contains the following:
- the vatg1 gene encoding Vacuolar ATP synthase subunit G 1 (The RefSeq protein has 1 substitution compared to this genomic sequence) has protein sequence MASQSQGIQQLLQAEKRAAEKVAEARKRKNRRLKQAKEEAQAEIEQYRMQREKDFKTKEAAALGSHGNSAVEVDKETVGKMGSIRTSYQQNREGVLGNLLKMVCDIKPEIHVNYRFAG, from the exons ATGGCAAGCCAGTCCCAGGGTATCCAGCAGCTTTTGCAAGCTGAAAAACGAGCTGCAGAAAAAGTAGCAGAAGCCCGCAAAC GTAAGAACCGTCGACTGAAGCAGGCCAAGGAGGAAGCCCAGGCCGAGATTGAGCAGTACCGTATGCAGAGGGAGAAGGATTTTAAGACCAAGGAGGCTGCG GCTCTTGGATCCCATGGTAACTCTGCTGTAGAGGTGGACAAAGAGACTGTGGGGAAGATGGGTAGCATCCAGACCAGCTACCAGCAGAACCGGGAAGGGGTGCTGGGCAACCTGCTTAAGATGGTGTGTGACATCAAGCCAGAGATCCATGTCAATTACCGTTTTGCTGGTTAA